TCGTTGTCCTCGTTCGGCGTTGGAATGATCTCCACGTCATACCGCACGCCGATACTCAACGTCGTCCGGTCGTTCAGCTGCCACTTATCCTGCGCGAAGCCACTGAGAATGGTTCCCGTCATGACGTAGTGCTGGTTGTTCGGCACCTGAATCGACAAACGCTCGGGGTAGGTGGAGTAGTCCGACGCATTGAAGTCCTTGTTCGTGTCGAAGATAAACCGCCCGTTCCGACGTCCGTTGGAGTTGTAGTTCAGGTTCATGTAGCGCCACATAACACCGAATTTAAGGTCGTGGTCACCATTCTTGTCCGGGATAAACACCGAGAACTGGTTTTCTGCGTTAAGTGTCCAGTTGATCCGACGGAACGCCGTGTTGAGGGTGCCACCAGTCCAGTCCAGGAAATTAAGTTGTGGCGCCTCGGTTTTCTGCGCCTTTGGTGGCGAACCAAAAGACTCCTCAGTCGAGCCCCAGTGCAGGTCTTCGTAAACTTCACCAAACCTCAGCACGTTGACTTTGTTGTTCCCGATGACTGAGTTGATTGACCCACCGGCTGCCCAGTCGTGGTCGTGCTCATGCTCCGCGCTGCCGATGCCCCAACTCGTGGCTGCGTGAGTCGATGGGGACGTTTCATACAGCCAACGGCCTCCCCACGTATTGTTCGCATTGATCTGATGGTCGCCGCGGGCAAAGAAGTTCCACGGTCGCACTGCTTCGATCTCAGCGCGGTTCTGGTCCGGCCGGGACGGGATGTTCACCGTCACACCCGTATCGAGAATCGGCCGCTCGAGGCTCCAGAAGAAATGCAGCTTGTCTCTGAGAATCGGGCCACCAACGGTGAATCCCAACTGCTTCTCCTGCGTGTCCGGCTTCACCAGATCCTGCGAGGCAACGAAGTAGTCCTTCGCCGTCATCTGATGCCCCTTCACGAAGGCAAACAGGGCTCCATGAAACTCATTCGTTCCCGACTTCGAAACAGCGTTGAGCACGCCACCCGAAGCGAGTCCGAACTCGGCGTCAAACTGTCCGGTGAGAAGCTGGAACTCCTGCACCGCTTCGATCGGAATCCGTGCCTGCGCGCCGGCGGAGCCACCCAAGTGGTCATCGTCGTTGCTGGCACCATCAAAGTTGTAGGCCACATTCGAGGAGTCCTGGCCGTTAACCATGATGGAGTCCGCTGCGAAGGAGGAAGTGGACCCGGTCGCGACCACTCCAGGGACCAAGTCGAGATATCCGGTGAAGTTCCGGTTGAACGATGGCGTATCCAGCAACTCTTGCTGCTGAACGTAGCCGCCGACTTCCTTCGAAGTCGTGTCAACCAGTGGAGCCTCAGCGGTAACGGTAATCTCTTCCTCGATACCGCCCACCGTCAACTCAACGGTGAGGTTGAATGAAGACCCGACCGTCAATGGAATATCCGGTCGGATGTAGCGCCGGAACCCCGGCAACTCTGCCGTTATTTCGTAGGTGCCAGGAGCCATAACCGGGAAGAAGAAAGAGCCGTCAACGTTCGCCACGGTCTCTCGAAACTGCCCGTTATCCTGATTGGTCGCCACAACGGTCACACCCGGAAGGGCGAGACCTTGGTCGTCAACAACCTCCCCGCGTAACTCCGAACTAGCATTCTGAGCGGTAGCCGTTCCGGCCACGAGCGAAATCGCAACAACGAGAATTAATAGCCGACGCATCAGTAACCTCCTAATAACGAAAGACCTTCCGACAAAGAAACCTC
The sequence above is drawn from the Vicinamibacterales bacterium genome and encodes:
- a CDS encoding carboxypeptidase regulatory-like domain-containing protein; protein product: MRRLLILVVAISLVAGTATAQNASSELRGEVVDDQGLALPGVTVVATNQDNGQFRETVANVDGSFFFPVMAPGTYEITAELPGFRRYIRPDIPLTVGSSFNLTVELTVGGIEEEITVTAEAPLVDTTSKEVGGYVQQQELLDTPSFNRNFTGYLDLVPGVVATGSTSSFAADSIMVNGQDSSNVAYNFDGASNDDDHLGGSAGAQARIPIEAVQEFQLLTGQFDAEFGLASGGVLNAVSKSGTNEFHGALFAFVKGHQMTAKDYFVASQDLVKPDTQEKQLGFTVGGPILRDKLHFFWSLERPILDTGVTVNIPSRPDQNRAEIEAVRPWNFFARGDHQINANNTWGGRWLYETSPSTHAATSWGIGSAEHEHDHDWAAGGSINSVIGNNKVNVLRFGEVYEDLHWGSTEESFGSPPKAQKTEAPQLNFLDWTGGTLNTAFRRINWTLNAENQFSVFIPDKNGDHDLKFGVMWRYMNLNYNSNGRRNGRFIFDTNKDFNASDYSTYPERLSIQVPNNQHYVMTGTILSGFAQDKWQLNDRTTLSIGVRYDVEIIPTPNEDNEFYGAAVSSTIYPIDKNNLAPRLGFSHVLDEDGRTVLRGGLGRFYQKFRVTHIDNVFGEQMYDDSFNVNLPLDGVDPGPSSGLRPTAAYLKDGPTVNWAVIDALYPPGSKVLNAGNIRFDNAARENPYADQLSFGFERQIANNMALSMDYIRVMQRAQLILHNHNQPSRVSTARTAKIERPNSTYVDDVYQLLNGGSINHDALQVSLDKRFSNNYRFRISYTLGNTRGNTRQGDAQSVYTQVGGDLNLGSNWGPTDFDRRHNLVANTTVAVPGTGGLRVSGIVRVRSGARFSLLDSTLDTNQNGTANDEWLAAGTYSGSGTDSYTVNYDGGRNGGVGPRYFQLDGRAGYTLEMPNADTLEAYVDFINLTNNSNFNAPSGDKRRSSTYLILRTLVNNGLPRQLQIGLRYAY